One Candidatus Eremiobacteraceae bacterium genomic region harbors:
- the dnaB gene encoding replicative DNA helicase: MALTAIDRIPPQSLDAEQAVLGALMVDRELMPVVAEIVVTSDFYAPHHATIYDALHSLYERGEPIDKVSVAEELRRRKVLDEVGGLDLLTQLLDAVPTTASVEYYAKIVAEKALLRALITAGSRISVMGFEPTEDVDQTLDQCEQMIFDIGRRQTAGFTLVKDLLKPTFEQIDKLYHQSGNITGIPSGFASLDHYTAGWQKGELIVVGARPSMGKTAFALGAAAFAARSAGKTVAIFSLEMSDQQIVQRLLSADARIDAQKLRTGNMQDEDWGKITQAMGRLAEMSIYVDDAPALSTSEVRSRSRRLQSRSGLDLIVVDYLQLMRSTNPRVMSRVEIIDEICRGLKALAKELRVPIIALAQLNRSLEVRTDKRPMLSDLRESGGIEQEADVVAFIYRDEYYNPGTDQENVAEIHIAKQRNGPTGMVKLRFDKKFTSFADLDLEHAEV; encoded by the coding sequence GTGGCGCTCACCGCTATCGACCGCATTCCGCCGCAGAGCCTCGACGCCGAGCAAGCCGTCCTCGGCGCGCTCATGGTCGACCGCGAGCTCATGCCGGTCGTCGCCGAGATCGTCGTCACCTCGGATTTCTACGCGCCGCACCACGCGACGATCTACGACGCGCTCCACTCGCTCTACGAACGCGGCGAGCCGATCGATAAGGTGTCGGTCGCGGAAGAATTGCGCCGGCGCAAGGTCCTCGACGAAGTCGGCGGCCTCGACCTGTTGACCCAGCTCCTCGACGCGGTGCCGACGACCGCATCGGTCGAGTACTACGCGAAGATCGTCGCGGAGAAAGCGCTCTTGCGGGCGCTCATCACCGCGGGCTCGCGCATCTCGGTCATGGGTTTCGAGCCGACCGAAGACGTCGACCAGACGCTCGACCAGTGCGAGCAGATGATCTTCGACATCGGGCGCCGCCAGACCGCGGGTTTCACCCTCGTTAAGGACCTGCTCAAACCGACATTCGAGCAGATCGACAAGCTCTACCATCAGAGCGGCAACATCACCGGCATACCGTCCGGCTTCGCGTCGCTCGACCACTACACCGCAGGTTGGCAGAAAGGCGAGCTCATCGTCGTCGGCGCGCGCCCGTCGATGGGCAAGACGGCGTTCGCGCTCGGGGCCGCCGCATTCGCGGCGCGCTCGGCCGGAAAGACGGTCGCGATCTTCTCGCTCGAGATGAGCGACCAGCAGATCGTCCAGCGCCTGCTCAGCGCGGACGCGCGCATCGACGCGCAAAAGCTACGCACCGGCAACATGCAAGACGAGGACTGGGGCAAGATCACCCAAGCGATGGGGCGTCTCGCCGAGATGTCGATCTACGTCGACGACGCACCGGCGCTGTCGACGTCCGAGGTGCGCTCGCGCTCGCGGCGCCTCCAGTCGCGATCGGGCCTCGACCTCATCGTCGTCGACTACCTCCAGCTCATGCGCTCGACGAACCCGCGCGTGATGAGCCGCGTCGAGATCATCGACGAGATCTGCCGTGGATTGAAAGCGCTCGCAAAAGAACTGCGCGTTCCGATCATCGCGCTCGCGCAGCTCAACCGTTCGCTCGAAGTGCGGACCGACAAACGACCGATGCTCTCCGACCTGCGAGAGTCGGGCGGCATCGAACAAGAGGCCGATGTCGTCGCCTTCATATATAGAGACGAGTATTACAATCCGGGGACCGACCAGGAGAACGTCGCCGAGATCCACATCGCCAAGCAGCGCAACGGGCCCACCGGCATGGTGAAGCTCCGCTTCGACAAGAAATTCACCTCGTTCGCGGACCTCGACCTCGAGCACGCAGAGGTCTAG
- the lonC gene encoding Lon family ATP-dependent protease, producing MTALFDMLSNLVGADKLVLKAGKLDALKLMRSRDLGDRVLALRRLVFEDPTLARTPSRSGYADALAAVEEELAELIAHRTVEESIEKKVNAKMAARHFEYVKDLKLEALKETGGPETSSTLKKQEELEALERRGLPSSALSVLRPASLDEVVGQDAAILALLGKIASPFPQHVILYGPPGVGKTTVARLALERAKHATYTPFGADAPFVEVGGSTIRWDPRETTNPLLGSVHDPIYQGSRRDFAEGGIPEPKLGLVTRAHGGVLFIDEIGELDPMLQVKLLKVLEDKRVTFESSYYDENDPNVPAYVKRLFASGAPADFVLIGATTRQPDEIDPAVRSRCAEVFFTPLNQEQIASIVHHAAKRLHAALDDGVADLIAEYTLEGRLAVQILADAFGLALYRAQGASDSGIPVAASDVLDVVRSRRLSQHTHVKASKACEVGKAFGLGVYHFTGSIIEFEAVAFRASQPGKGTVRFNDTAGSMARDSVFNAASVVRALAGVDPADYDLHVNVIGGGAVDGPSAGLAVFAALYSALRREPVPQDVALTGEVGIQGRVRPVGGIPEKIFAARMAGVRRVVVPKENLKDVPTGLAGMEIVTAGDVFEALAALDMSAPAQISPAAG from the coding sequence GTGACCGCGCTATTCGACATGCTCTCGAACCTGGTCGGCGCCGATAAGCTCGTGCTCAAAGCCGGCAAGCTCGACGCGCTCAAGCTCATGCGCAGCCGCGACCTCGGCGATCGCGTTCTCGCGCTTCGGCGCCTCGTCTTCGAGGACCCCACGCTCGCGCGGACGCCGTCGCGCTCCGGTTACGCCGATGCGCTCGCGGCCGTCGAAGAAGAGCTCGCCGAACTCATCGCCCACCGCACCGTCGAAGAGAGCATCGAGAAGAAGGTCAACGCGAAGATGGCGGCGCGCCATTTCGAGTACGTCAAAGACCTGAAACTCGAGGCGCTCAAGGAGACCGGCGGCCCCGAGACGTCGTCGACGCTCAAGAAACAGGAAGAGCTCGAGGCCCTCGAGCGGCGCGGACTGCCGTCATCGGCGCTGAGCGTCCTGCGGCCGGCGTCCCTCGACGAAGTCGTCGGCCAAGACGCGGCGATCCTCGCGCTGCTCGGCAAGATCGCCTCGCCGTTCCCGCAGCACGTCATACTTTACGGACCGCCGGGCGTCGGCAAGACGACCGTCGCGCGGCTCGCGCTCGAGCGCGCGAAGCACGCGACGTACACGCCGTTCGGCGCCGACGCGCCGTTCGTCGAGGTCGGCGGTTCGACGATCCGCTGGGATCCGCGCGAGACGACGAATCCGCTGCTCGGTTCGGTGCACGATCCCATATATCAAGGAAGCCGGCGCGATTTCGCCGAGGGCGGCATCCCCGAGCCGAAACTCGGGCTTGTGACGCGCGCGCATGGCGGCGTCCTCTTCATCGACGAGATCGGCGAGCTCGATCCGATGCTCCAGGTGAAACTGCTCAAAGTGCTCGAGGACAAGCGCGTCACGTTCGAATCGTCGTACTACGACGAGAACGATCCGAACGTGCCCGCCTACGTGAAGCGCCTCTTCGCAAGCGGCGCGCCCGCGGATTTCGTCCTCATCGGCGCGACGACGAGGCAGCCTGACGAGATCGATCCGGCCGTGCGCTCCCGATGCGCCGAAGTCTTCTTCACGCCGCTCAACCAGGAGCAGATCGCGTCGATCGTCCACCACGCCGCCAAGCGCCTCCACGCGGCGCTCGACGATGGAGTCGCGGATCTCATCGCAGAGTACACGCTCGAAGGCCGGCTCGCGGTCCAGATCCTGGCCGACGCGTTCGGTCTCGCTCTATATCGCGCGCAAGGCGCCTCCGACTCCGGCATTCCGGTCGCTGCGAGCGACGTGCTCGACGTCGTACGCAGCCGCCGCCTTTCGCAGCACACGCACGTCAAGGCGTCAAAGGCTTGCGAGGTCGGTAAGGCGTTCGGCCTCGGCGTCTATCACTTCACGGGTTCGATCATCGAATTCGAGGCGGTCGCATTTCGCGCGTCGCAGCCGGGCAAAGGGACCGTGCGCTTCAACGACACCGCCGGCTCGATGGCTCGCGACTCGGTATTCAACGCGGCGTCCGTCGTCCGCGCCCTCGCCGGCGTCGACCCGGCTGATTACGATTTGCACGTCAACGTCATCGGCGGCGGCGCCGTCGATGGGCCATCCGCGGGTCTGGCCGTCTTCGCCGCGCTCTACTCCGCGCTGCGGCGCGAACCGGTGCCGCAAGACGTTGCGCTCACCGGCGAGGTCGGCATCCAGGGCCGGGTCCGCCCGGTCGGCGGCATACCCGAGAAGATCTTCGCGGCGCGCATGGCCGGCGTCCGTCGCGTCGTCGTGCCGAAGGAGAATCTCAAAGACGTACCCACCGGTCTGGCCGGCATGGAAATCGTCACCGCAGGCGACGTCTTCGAAGCGCTCGCCGCGCTCGATATGAGCGCGCCCGCGCAAATCTCGCCGGCGGCAGGCTAG
- the rplI gene encoding 50S ribosomal protein L9, which yields MKVILKADVKGVGKAGSILDVADGHARNYLLPKGLAEEATAGNLQQLEGRRAAKQKRDDKSLAEAKALASTISAKPVVVRAKGGEHGKLFGAVTTTQIAEAVHAEFGVALDRHKLELAEPIKSAGDHTCVAKLAHGVSAKIAVRVVTG from the coding sequence GTGAAGGTCATCCTCAAAGCCGACGTCAAGGGCGTGGGCAAAGCAGGTTCCATTCTCGACGTGGCTGACGGTCACGCGCGGAACTACCTGCTGCCGAAGGGATTGGCCGAAGAAGCGACCGCAGGGAACCTCCAGCAGCTCGAAGGCCGCCGCGCCGCCAAGCAGAAGCGCGACGACAAGAGTCTCGCCGAAGCGAAGGCGCTCGCGTCGACGATCTCGGCGAAACCGGTCGTCGTTCGAGCCAAGGGAGGCGAGCACGGCAAGCTGTTCGGCGCCGTGACGACGACGCAGATCGCCGAAGCCGTGCACGCCGAATTCGGCGTCGCGCTCGACCGCCACAAACTCGAACTCGCCGAACCGATCAAGTCGGCCGGCGACCACACCTGCGTCGCCAAGCTCGCGCACGGCGTATCGGCAAAGATCGCCGTCCGCGTCGTCACGGGCTGA
- the rpsR gene encoding 30S ribosomal protein S18 has product MPPRPKLKKRAAKDRKPKRKVCSFCVDKVEHIDYKDAPRLRKFVSERGKILPRRISGSCARHQRALTAAVKRARVIALLPFASD; this is encoded by the coding sequence ATGCCACCAAGGCCAAAACTAAAAAAGCGCGCGGCGAAGGATCGAAAGCCGAAACGTAAGGTCTGCTCGTTCTGCGTCGACAAGGTCGAGCACATCGACTACAAAGACGCGCCGCGTTTGCGCAAGTTCGTGTCCGAGCGCGGCAAGATCTTGCCGCGCCGCATCTCCGGAAGCTGCGCGCGGCACCAGCGTGCGCTGACGGCGGCGGTGAAGCGCGCGCGCGTCATCGCGCTCTTGCCTTTCGCCTCGGACTGA
- a CDS encoding single-stranded DNA-binding protein, with protein sequence MAGSYNHIVLVGRLVADPELRQTQDGTPVTSFRIAVNRPKGRSGQEQTDFFGVSVWRQRAEAAAKYLQKGRPVLVSGRLQIREYTDREGNKRTAVEVSADDFQFMDSKPAGDNGGAPRQAASTTSTASSDLPEYEFHSDADEEVPF encoded by the coding sequence GTGGCCGGATCCTATAACCACATCGTGCTCGTCGGCCGCCTCGTCGCGGATCCCGAACTGCGCCAGACGCAGGACGGGACTCCCGTCACGTCGTTCCGCATCGCCGTCAACCGGCCGAAGGGTCGCAGCGGCCAGGAGCAGACCGATTTCTTCGGCGTTTCTGTCTGGCGCCAACGCGCCGAAGCTGCGGCGAAGTATCTCCAAAAAGGCAGACCCGTTCTCGTCTCGGGGCGGTTGCAGATCCGCGAATACACGGATCGCGAGGGCAACAAACGCACCGCGGTCGAGGTGAGCGCGGACGACTTCCAATTCATGGACAGCAAGCCGGCCGGCGACAACGGCGGCGCGCCGCGACAAGCGGCGTCGACCACATCGACGGCATCGTCGGATCTGCCGGAGTACGAATTCCACAGCGACGCCGACGAAGAAGTCCCATTCTGA
- the rpsF gene encoding 30S ribosomal protein S6, whose product MSQYEITYIVRPLLEDPQVDEVAAHFSDVAKQNGGEDIGAERMGKRRLAYEIQKVREGHYVVMKFKGAATCADEVMRQMRLHENILRALVVRV is encoded by the coding sequence GTGTCGCAATACGAGATCACCTATATCGTCCGTCCGCTTCTCGAAGACCCGCAGGTCGACGAGGTAGCGGCGCATTTCTCCGACGTCGCCAAGCAGAACGGCGGCGAGGACATCGGCGCCGAGCGTATGGGCAAAAGGCGCCTCGCCTACGAGATCCAAAAAGTGCGCGAAGGCCACTACGTCGTCATGAAGTTCAAAGGCGCAGCGACATGCGCCGACGAGGTCATGCGCCAGATGCGCCTCCACGAGAACATCCTCCGGGCGCTCGTCGTCCGCGTCTAG
- a CDS encoding TlpA disulfide reductase family protein: MTRFMPAACALAIALTIGGCGFHLHPSATVGKPLPDLSFATLDGSTQRLAPAPGRITFVNVFATWCPPCKAETPDLVAFAGAWKSRGVDVVGVDQEETAPLVEAFRARYHIAYPLLVDSSHQTKDLLGARVIPHTIVVDGSGVVRAIVSGPMTRAQMDDLAAKAGAGS, translated from the coding sequence ATGACCCGTTTCATGCCGGCCGCGTGTGCGTTAGCGATCGCCTTGACGATCGGCGGGTGCGGCTTCCACTTGCATCCGTCGGCGACCGTCGGCAAGCCGCTTCCCGACCTCAGCTTTGCGACGCTTGACGGCTCGACACAACGGCTGGCGCCTGCGCCCGGCAGGATCACGTTCGTCAACGTCTTCGCCACGTGGTGCCCGCCGTGCAAGGCGGAGACGCCCGATCTCGTCGCGTTCGCGGGCGCCTGGAAGAGCCGAGGCGTCGACGTCGTCGGCGTCGATCAAGAGGAGACGGCGCCGCTCGTCGAGGCGTTCCGGGCGCGTTACCATATCGCGTACCCGTTGCTCGTCGACTCGAGCCATCAGACCAAAGACCTGCTCGGCGCACGCGTCATCCCGCACACGATCGTCGTCGACGGTTCGGGCGTCGTACGCGCGATCGTCAGCGGCCCGATGACGCGCGCCCAGATGGACGATCTCGCGGCAAAAGCCGGCGCAGGGTCTTGA
- a CDS encoding polysaccharide biosynthesis C-terminal domain-containing protein, with the protein MTDDPKPRSASRDAMRTLFFNGAAAAVGIVTGIVVAKALGPAGKGYFSGLALLQSGASSAISGFGASITYFLSRHKRTAVDLFGPLVLVFAIISVVQPIVLLLWGWRFGFTPVIVVFAATSPATVIVAWQQGIYLGLDRVTSLNSQILGFAVFLLVMVGAALALHLGLAGALWAWALTTYGAAAVVMLRIANLLRGKPSWDFREALRSIAKYASGATVGSILGFFNYRIDSLVLIGFLGAPGFGVYSVAVSAGEVLFRIPRAVATATTYRVGASAFEDSAVTTARSIRTCTAIVVAATLPLYVLAPWLVQWFYGPQFAEAAPALRILLPGIVLFVSVGLFSPFFTFQMGRPIVVVYMSLCMIALQTGLGFWLVPLYGLAGAAIASTSTYIASAIIVTIYFCRLTKLNWVDVWIVKKEDLKTLRRLLPRDRPSGRASSGR; encoded by the coding sequence ATGACGGACGATCCGAAACCGCGGTCGGCCAGCCGCGACGCCATGCGCACGCTGTTCTTCAACGGCGCGGCCGCTGCCGTGGGCATCGTCACCGGCATCGTCGTCGCGAAGGCGCTCGGGCCGGCCGGCAAGGGTTATTTCTCCGGGCTCGCACTGCTGCAGTCCGGCGCTTCGTCCGCGATCAGCGGCTTCGGCGCGTCGATCACCTACTTCTTATCGCGCCACAAGCGCACCGCCGTCGACCTCTTCGGACCTTTGGTCCTCGTGTTCGCGATCATCTCGGTCGTCCAGCCGATCGTGCTCCTGCTCTGGGGATGGCGGTTCGGCTTCACGCCGGTGATCGTCGTCTTCGCGGCGACATCGCCCGCGACGGTCATCGTCGCCTGGCAGCAGGGCATCTATCTCGGGCTCGACCGCGTGACGAGCCTCAACTCGCAGATCCTCGGCTTCGCGGTCTTCCTGCTCGTCATGGTTGGAGCGGCGCTCGCGCTGCATCTCGGCCTGGCGGGCGCGCTGTGGGCGTGGGCGTTGACGACATACGGAGCGGCGGCTGTCGTCATGCTCCGTATCGCGAACCTCCTCCGCGGCAAGCCGTCATGGGATTTTCGCGAAGCGCTGCGTTCGATCGCGAAGTACGCGAGCGGCGCGACCGTCGGCAGCATTCTCGGCTTCTTCAACTACCGGATCGACTCGCTCGTGCTCATCGGGTTTCTCGGTGCGCCGGGCTTCGGCGTCTATTCGGTCGCCGTCTCCGCGGGCGAGGTGCTCTTCCGCATCCCGCGCGCGGTCGCGACCGCGACGACGTATCGCGTCGGAGCGTCCGCCTTCGAAGACTCGGCGGTCACGACCGCCCGATCGATCCGGACGTGCACGGCGATCGTCGTCGCGGCGACGTTGCCGCTCTACGTGTTGGCGCCGTGGCTCGTGCAGTGGTTTTACGGCCCGCAGTTCGCGGAAGCCGCGCCGGCGCTGCGGATCCTTCTCCCGGGGATCGTGCTCTTCGTCTCGGTCGGGCTGTTCAGCCCGTTCTTCACGTTCCAGATGGGGCGCCCGATCGTGGTCGTCTACATGTCGCTTTGCATGATCGCACTGCAGACCGGGCTTGGATTCTGGCTCGTGCCGCTCTACGGGCTCGCAGGTGCGGCGATCGCTTCGACGTCGACGTATATCGCGTCTGCGATCATCGTGACGATCTATTTCTGCAGGCTGACGAAATTGAACTGGGTCGACGTGTGGATCGTCAAAAAAGAGGATCTCAAGACCCTGCGCCGGCTTTTGCCGCGAGATCGTCCATCTGGGCGCGCGTCATCGGGCCGCTGA
- the alr gene encoding alanine racemase, producing the protein MNPPRFVLDLEAVRHNAAAWRSKLADRGLWAVVKSDAYGCGALDVARASLAGGAARLVVFDVAEAQRLRTAGIRAPIVQVFAARGDDLNTAVFLGVTPTVEDEASARAVASLGDWRGRRIAVHVAIDSGTGWSGVPAATAYEFARSVSGLSGVTWEGAWTHIAGKESMDGQMRAFAGAVAALRAEGLAVPVIHIASTGPALWGRATGAARIGIGLFGATLTPSGEAPALRQAVDVRATVVAVKTFEAATPLGYGGESVAEQGETIATLRIGYADGLPKSLSAGGAVTIGEARCAIAGAIGMNTTMVRVPAHTHVAPGDEAIVIGAMTGTTLDEVAAAAATVPHHLLCSLARGIGVRRIGSPA; encoded by the coding sequence TTGAACCCGCCCCGCTTCGTGCTCGATCTCGAAGCAGTGCGACACAACGCCGCAGCCTGGCGTTCGAAGCTCGCAGACCGCGGATTGTGGGCGGTCGTCAAATCGGACGCATACGGATGCGGAGCGCTCGACGTCGCGCGTGCGTCGCTCGCGGGCGGCGCAGCCCGGCTGGTCGTCTTCGACGTCGCCGAAGCGCAACGTTTGCGCACGGCCGGGATCCGCGCGCCGATCGTCCAGGTCTTCGCCGCGCGAGGCGACGATCTCAACACGGCGGTTTTCCTCGGCGTCACGCCGACGGTCGAAGACGAAGCGTCCGCGCGCGCCGTCGCGTCGCTCGGCGATTGGCGCGGCCGGCGCATCGCGGTTCACGTCGCGATCGACTCTGGCACGGGATGGAGCGGCGTGCCCGCGGCGACGGCGTACGAGTTCGCGCGCTCGGTGAGCGGCTTGTCGGGCGTCACCTGGGAGGGGGCGTGGACGCACATCGCGGGCAAGGAATCGATGGACGGTCAGATGCGTGCGTTCGCCGGCGCGGTCGCCGCTCTCCGCGCGGAAGGCCTGGCGGTTCCGGTCATCCACATCGCGAGCACCGGGCCGGCGCTGTGGGGACGTGCGACCGGCGCGGCGCGGATCGGCATCGGGCTTTTCGGTGCGACGCTGACTCCGTCGGGTGAGGCGCCGGCGCTTCGTCAAGCCGTCGACGTCCGAGCGACCGTCGTAGCGGTGAAGACATTCGAGGCGGCGACCCCGCTCGGGTACGGCGGCGAGTCGGTCGCCGAGCAAGGCGAGACTATCGCGACGCTGCGCATCGGTTACGCGGATGGGTTGCCGAAGTCGCTCAGCGCCGGCGGCGCCGTCACGATCGGCGAAGCGCGTTGCGCGATCGCCGGCGCGATCGGCATGAATACGACGATGGTGCGGGTGCCGGCGCATACGCACGTGGCGCCGGGCGACGAGGCGATCGTCATCGGCGCGATGACGGGAACGACGCTCGATGAGGTAGCGGCGGCTGCAGCGACCGTACCGCACCACCTGCTCTGTTCGCTCGCGCGCGGCATCGGCGTGCGCCGGATAGGCTCGCCGGCATGA
- the dtd gene encoding D-aminoacyl-tRNA deacylase: MRAVVQRVSSARVEVAGETVGSIGKGLLAFVGVARDDVDDDARVTAAKISGLRVFNDDDGAMNRSLLDAGGSILAVSQFTLYGDVRKGRRPSFVDAAPGESAKALFDRVVELLRRDGVVVETGVFGASMQVELTNDGPVTILIDSRKTF; the protein is encoded by the coding sequence GTGCGGGCGGTCGTGCAGCGCGTGAGTTCGGCACGCGTCGAGGTCGCCGGCGAGACGGTCGGCTCTATCGGCAAAGGTCTGCTCGCGTTCGTCGGCGTCGCTCGAGACGACGTCGACGACGACGCGCGGGTCACGGCGGCGAAGATATCCGGTCTGCGCGTCTTCAACGACGACGACGGAGCGATGAACCGGTCGTTGCTCGACGCCGGCGGTTCCATCCTCGCGGTCTCGCAGTTCACGCTCTACGGCGACGTGCGCAAAGGCCGCAGGCCATCCTTCGTCGACGCAGCGCCGGGCGAGTCTGCCAAGGCGCTTTTCGACCGCGTCGTCGAGCTGCTCAGGCGCGACGGCGTCGTGGTGGAGACCGGCGTCTTCGGCGCATCGATGCAGGTCGAGCTGACGAACGACGGCCCGGTCACGATTCTCATCGACTCGAGGAAGACGTTTTGA